The sequence below is a genomic window from Curtobacterium sp. MCPF17_002.
CGTCAAGCGTGCTCGCGACAACAAGCTCACGCCGGCCGACTTCCAGGGAACGACGATCTCGCTGACGAACCCGGGCGGCATCGGCACGGTGCACTCCGTCCCGCGGCTCACCAAGGGGCAGGGCGCCATCATCGGCGCCGGCGCGCTCGAGTACCCGGCGCAGTTCCAGGGCTCCGCGGCGAAGACCCTCGTCGAGCTCGGCATCGGCAAGACGATCACGCTGACGAGCACCTACGACCACCGGGTCATCCAGGGCGCCGGGTCGGGCGAGTACCTCAAGAAGGTGCACGAGCGACTCACCGGCGACCACGGCTTCTACGAGGGCATCTTCTCGGCGCTCCGGATCCCGTACAAGCCGATCCAGTGGGCGAACGACATCAACGTCGACCTGGCGCACCGGGTCAACAAGACCGCGCGCGTGCAGGAGCTCATCAACAGCTTCCGTGTCCGCGGGCACCTGATGGCGGACATCGACCCGCTCGAGTACCGGCAGCGCACCCACCCGGACCTCGAGATCGAGAGCCACGGGCTGACCTTCTGGGACCTCGACCGCGAGTTCGTCACCGGCGGTCTCGCCGGCACCACGAACGCGCCGCTCCGCGACGTCCTCGGGATCCTCCGTGACGCCTACTGCCGCACCGTCGGCATCGAGTACATGCACATCCAGGACCCGGAACAGCGTCGCTGGGTGCAGGCGCGCATCGAGGTCCCCTACTCGAAGCCGTCGAAGGACGAGCAGCTCCGCGTCCTCGGCAAGCTCAACGAGGCCGAGGCGTTCGAGACCTTCCTGCAGACGAAGTACGTCGGCCAGAAGCGCTTCTCGCTCGAGGGCGGCGAGTCCACCATCGCGTTCCTCGACACGCTCATCCAGCACGCCGCCACCTCCGGCCTCAGCGAGGTCGCGATCGGCATGGCGCACCGTGGTCGCCTCAACGTGCTGACGAACATCGCCGGCAAGACGTACGGCCAGATCTTCCGCGAGTTCGAGGGCTCGTCGCTCCCCGGGGCCGTCTCCGGCCAGGGCTCGGGCGACGTGAAGTACCACGTCGGCACCGAAGGGGTGTTCCGCGCCAGCGACGGCACGGCCATCCCGGTGACGATCGCCGCGAACCCGTCGCACCTCGAAGCCGTCGACGGCGTGCTCGAGGGCATCGTCCGCGCCAAGCAGGACAGGGAGGCGCCCGGCGTGTTCGGCGTGCTGCCCGTGCTCGTCCACGGCGACGCGGCGATGGCCGGACAGGGCGTCGTGGTCGAGACGCTGCAGATGTCGCAGCTGCGCGGCTACCGCACCGGCGGCACCGTGCACCTCGTCATCAACAACCAGGTCGGGTTCACCACCCCGCCGGAGTCGGCCCGCAGCTCGGTGTACTCGACCGACGTCGCGAAGACCATCCAGGCGCCGATCTTCCACGTGAACGGCGACGACCCCGAAGCCGTTGCCCGGGTCGCGGAGCTCGCCTTCGCGTACCGAGAAGAATTCCACCGCGACGTCGTCATCGACCTCATCTGCTACCGCCGACGGGGCCACAACGAGGGCGACGACCCCTCGATGACGCAGCCGATGATGTACAACCTCATCGAGGCGAAGCGCTCCGTCCGCACCCTCTACACCGAGGCCCTCGTCGGCCGCGGCGACATCACCCAAGAGGAGTACGACGAGGCGCACCGCGACTTCCAGGACCGTCTCGAGCGTGCCTTCGCCGAGACGCACGAGGCGCAGACCGGCACCATCCCGGTGATCCAGGTCGACGACGACGGTGCCGTGCAGGGCCTCGAGCGACCGGCGGCGCAGCGTGACGACTCCGAGCACGAGGTGCACGACACCGCGGTGTCCGAGGAGCTCGTCCGGGCGATCGGCGACGCGCACAGCAACCCGCCGGTGGGCTTCTCGATCCACCCGAAGCTGCAGCAGCTGCTGTCGAAGCGCACCGACATGACGCGCAACGGCGGCATCGACTGGGCGATGGCCGAGCTCATGGCGATCGGTTCGCTGCTCGTCGAGGGCAAGCCCGTCCGCCTCGCCGGCCAGGACGCCCGCCGTGGCACGTTCGTGCAGCGCCAGGCGGTCTTCCACGACCGGGTCAACGGCCAGGAGTGGCTGCCGCTCGCGAACCTCACCGAGGACCAGGCACGGCTCTACATCTACGACTCGCTCCTCAGCGAGTACGCGGCGATGGCGTTCGAGTACGGCTACTCGGTCGAACGCCCCGAGGCCCTCGTGCTCTGGGAAGCGCAGTTCGGCGACTTCGCGAACGGCGCCCAGACGGTCATCGACGAGTTCATCTCGTCCGCCGAGCAGAAGTGGGGACAGCGATCGGGGCTCGTGCTCCTGCTCCCCCACGGCTACGAGGGCCAGGGGCCGGATCACTCGTCCGCCCGCATCGAGCGCTACCTGCAGCTGTGCGCCGAGGACAACATGGTGGTGGCACGGCCGTCGACCCCGGCGTCGTACTTCCACCTGCTCCGTCGTCAGGCGTGGGCGAAGCCGCAGAAGCCGCTCGTGGTGTTCTCCCCGAAGGCCATGCTGCGCCTCCGGCAGGCGACGAGCTCGGTGGACGCCCTGACGCAGGGGACCTTCCAGGAGGTCCTCGACGACGACCGCATCACCGACAGGTCCTCCGTGCGCCGCGTCGTTCTGCACTCGGGCAAGGTCCACCACGACCTGCGCGCCGAGGTCGAGAAGCGCGGGGTCACCGACGTCGCCCTCGTCCGGCTCGAGCAGCTCGCGCCGCTCCCGCTCGACCGCATCCTCGAGGTGCTCGAGGGCTACCCGGAGGCGGACGTCGTCTGGGCACAGGAAGAGCCGGAGAACCAGGGCGCCTGGCCGTTCGTGTGCATGAACCTCTCGCCGCACCTCGGCGGACGGCCGCTGTCGGTCTCCGCCCGGGCAGCGAGTGCCGCGCCGGCGACGGGCTCGTCGAAGCGCTCCGCGCAGGAGGCCGCCGAGGTCATCGCCAAGGCACTGGGCTGAGACCGGAACGTCGCTGAGACCGGGACGCCGCCGGGGTGCGCTACGCGATCTTCGTGTAACGCACCCCGGCGTCGTGGTACCCGCGCTTCTGGTAGAAGCGGTGCGCGCTGTCCGTCGCGGCCGCACTGACGGCACTGAGGCGACGAGCGCCCTGCTCGACCGCCCACGTCTCGAAGGTGCCGATGAGTGCGGAACCGGTGCCGAGCCTCCTGGCTGACGGGTCGACCACCAGCAGGAGCAGCTGCGCCGTCGGTTCGTCGCTCGCGTACGCCCACGTGACCTGCGCGCCGGCGACCGCGACCGCGTGACCGTCGTCGCCGCGGATGAGCCACGTGCGGTGACCGGCCGCGGGCGTGAGCCGTTCGAGCCGGGCCCGCATCGCGGACTCGTCGACCACATGGCCGAGCAGGCGGACGAGGGCGGTGACGTCGGCGACGTCCGGGTCGGACCAGCTGGTGATCGACTCGACGGAGAGGGTCATGCCCGCGACACTACCGACCGGCACGGACGTGTGACGACCGTGCTGGCAGGACGCTCAGCGGGTTGCCTAGTGTGTTGCCTGCTCGAGCCGGATGCGGGCGAGGATCTCGCCGCGCAGCTGGTCAGGAGCGGTCTCCTTGCACGCACGACGGACCGTCTCCATGAGCACGACACCGACCCGGTGTTCGGTGGTGCAGTCCTCGCACCCGTCCATGTGCTCGCGGATGTCCGCGGCGTCCTCGTGGCGGAGCTCGTCGTGGAGGAACTCCTCGAGCTCGGCCTTCGCCTTCGAGCAGTCGCAGCCGCTCATCGTGCTTCCTTCCCTTCGACGCGACCCGAGGTCGCGGCAACCTTCCGGCCACGTCCGCGCATCGTCGCCGTCGACGCTGCGTCCGGGACGATGCCGGTTTCACGTGCATGGTCCGCCAGGAGCCCCCGGAGGAGCCGGCGACCACGGTGGAGGCGGCTCATGACCGTCCCCACGGGGGTCTTCATGATGTCGGCGATCTCCTGGTAGGAGAACCCCTCGACATCGGCGAAGTAGACGGCCATCCGGAAGTCCTCGGGGATGGCCTGGAGCGCGTCCTTCACGGCGGAGGACGGCAGGTGGTCGATGGCGTCGGCCTCGGCGGAGCGCGCCGAGATCGACTGCGTCACGCTCTCCGCGCCGCCCAGCTGCCAGTCCTCGAGCTCGTCGATCGTGCCCTGGTACGGGTTCCGCTGGTTCTTGCGGTACGTGTTGATGAACGTGTTCGTGAGGATCCGGTACAGCCAGGCCTTGAGGTTCGTGCCCTGCTTGAACTGGCGGAACGCGGCGAACGCCTTGACGAAGGTCTCCTGCACGAGGTCCGACGCGTCGGCGGGGTTGCGGGTCATCCGCATCGCCGCGCCGTACAGCTGGTCCATGAAGGGCAGGGCCTGGTCCTCGAAGAGCGACCGGAGCTCGCCCTCGGACACGGTCTTCGCGTCGACGAACTCGGGCTCGGCCGCGTCGACGTCGGGTTCCAAGTCCTCGGTGTCGGAGCCCTCGGTGTCGGAGTCCTCGGCGTCGAGCGCCTCGTGTTCCTCCTCAACCGCGTCGAGCTGCGCCTCGGTCTCGTCGACCAGGTCGTTCGGTACTGCGGCGTGCGGTTCGTCGGTCGTCATCGCCGTCGAGTCTAGGCCGAGCACGGTCGGCACGGCGGTCAGCACGGTCCTCGTGCCGGTCCGCTCTCGTGCGAGTGTTGCTGTCGCCACTGATCCTCCCGGTGCGTTCAGTACCCTTGTGAACCGATGGCAGCCTCGACGCATTCCCAGCCCCGGACCGACCCCTGGACCGCACCGGTCGCGCGCGGTCCCCTGCGCGGCGACGTGTCGCTGCCCGGGTCCAAGTCGCTGACGAACCGCGAGCTCGTGCTCGCCGCCCTCGCCGACGGCCCGTCCACGATCCACCTGCCGCTGCACTCCCGCGACTCCACGCTCATGATCGAGGGGCTCCGGCAGCTCGGCGTGGGCATCGACGAGGTCGTCCCGGCGCCGGGCGAGACCCCGAACCCGTACGGCCCGGACCTCCGGATCACCCCCGCCCCGATGCACGGCGACGTCCGGCTCGACTGCGGCCTCGCCGGCACCGTGATGCGGTTCCTGCCCCCGCTCGCCGCGCTGGCGGTCGGACCGGTCACGGTCGACGGCGACCCCTACGCCCGGAAGCGCCCGATGGACGCGATCATCCGTGCGCTCGTCGACCTCGGTGTCGACGTGACGGACGACGGCGACGGCGCGATGCCGTTCGCCCTCACCGGCACCGGCGCGGTCCGCGGCGGAGCGCTGACGATCGACGCCTCGGCCTCGTCGCAGTTCGTGTCCGGGCTGCTGCTCTCCGCGCCGCGCTTCGACGAGGGCCTCCACCTCACCCACGTCGGCGAACGACTGCCGAGCATGCCGCACATCGACATGACCGTCGCAGCCCTCCGTGCCCGCGGGGTGCGGGTCGACGAACCGGCCGTCGGCGAGTGGGTCGTGCACCCGGGGCCGATCGCCGCGCGCGACGTCACCATCGAACCGGACCTGTCGAACGCCGCACCGTTCGCCGTGGCCGCGCTCGTCGCGGGCGGCACCGTCCGCATCCGGACCTGGCCGACGGCGACGACGCAGGTCGGCGCCGACCTCGAGACGCTCCTCCCCCTGTGGGGCGCGACCGTGGCCCGAGAAGGCGACGCCCTCGTCTTCGACGGCGGCGTCGGGATCCGGGGTGGGGCCTCCCTTCCGGGTCTCGAACTGGACCTGAGCCGCGGCGGCGAACTCGCACCGGCACTGGTCGCGCTCGCAGCGCTGGCCGACAGCCCGACGGAGATCACCGGGATCGGCCACCTGCGTGGGCACGAGACGGACCGGCTCGCCGCGCTGGCGGCGGACGTCAACCGGTCTGGAGGCGCGGTGCACGAACTCGACGACGGCCTCCGGATCGAGCCGGTCGCCCTGCACGGCGGCCCCTGGGCCGCGTACGACGACCACCGGATGGCGACGGCAGGCGCGATCGTGGGCCTCGTCGTCGACGGCGTCGCCGTCGACGACATCGGGTCGACGGCGAAGACCCTGCCGCAGTTCCCCGAACTGTGGGCGGACCTGGTCGCGACCGCCACGACGCCGGCTGGTTCGGCACCGGTTGCTTCGGCACCGGCGGCCGCTTCGGCATCGAGCGAGGACTGAGCGCATGAGCTGGTGGGACGACGTCGACGGTGACGACGGGGACGAGGACGAGCCGTACGGGCAGTTCGACGAGTCGAGCGTGCGGGTCCGGCCGAACCCGAAGGGGAACCGGCCGCGCACGAAGACCCGGCCGACGTACGACGACGCGCCGATCGGCTGGGTGACGAACGTCGACCGCGGCCGGTTCGGCGTGCTGGTGGGCTCCGGGACACCGGACGAGCACGTGATCACCGCGACGAAGGCCAGGGAGCTCGGCAAGAAGTCGGTCGTCACGGGCGACCACGTCTCGCTCGCCGGTGACGTCTCCGGCGACGCCGGCTCCCTCGCGCGCATCGTGAAGGTGAGCGAGCGCACGACCCTCCTCCGCCGGAGTGCCGACGACACCGACGACGTCGAGCGCGTGATCGTGGCGAACGCCGACCAGATGCTCATCGTGGTGGCCGCCGCCGACCCGGAGCCCCGCACCCGGCTCATCGACCGGTACCTCGTCGCGGCCTTCGACGCCGGGCTCGACCCGGTCCTCTGCATCACGAAGACCGACCTCGCCGACCCGGCGCCGTTCCTCGCGCACTTCGCCTGCCTCGACCTCCGCATCGTGACGAGCCGGGCCGACGACGTGCCGTTCGAGGCCCTGCACGAGGTCCTCGACGACAAGGTCACCGTCACCGTGGGCCACTCGGGCGTCGGCAAGTCGACCCTCGTGAACGCGCTGACCGGGTCGTCGCGAGCGACCGGGGTCGTGAACTCCGTCACCGGGCGCGGGCGTCACACCTCGTCGTCGTCGATCGCACTGGAGGTGCGGGACGGCGGCTGGATCATCGACACCCCCGGCGTCCGGTCGTTCGGCCTCGGGCACGTCGACCCCGCGAACGTGTTCCGGGCGTTCGCCTCGCACGCGATCCCCGTCCGGGAGCCGGCCGACGGCATCGCGCTCGACCAGGCGCACGACTGGGAGATCGTCGACCGGGTGCAGGCCGGGGAGCTCGGCGCGACCGGGGTCGAGCGCCTCGACTCGTTCCGGGCGCTCCTGACCGGCATGGGCGCGCACGACCCGGGTACGGAGTAGCGCGGGCTCGTCGCTGCCGCGCGCTCTCGGCGCCCGGCGTGTCTCGCTGCCGAGATCGCACTCCGGCGCGCAACCCCGGCGGTGAGATCGCACTTCGGCGCGCCACCCCGGCGGTGAGATCGCACTTCGGCGCGCCAACGCGCCGACGAAGGCCGCGAAAGTGCGATCTCGGCGACCCGGCGTCGGTTCACGTCTGGCGCAGACGACGTCCTCCGGCGCCCGCCGCACGCCGCACGCCGCACGCCGAGATCGCACTCCGGCGCGCAACCACGACGGTGAGATCGCACTTCGGCGCGCCACCCCTGCGGTGAACGCCGCGAAAGTGCGATCTCGGCGACCCGACGTCGGTCCGTGTCTGGGACGACGTCCCCGCCGCACGCCGCACGCCGAGATCGCACTTCGGCGCCCAACCCCGGCAGTGAGATCGCACTTCGGCGCCCCACCGCGCCGACGAAGGCCGCGAAAGTGCGATCTCGGCGAAGGGGGAACGGGGCGAGCGGGCGGAGAGGGGGCACGGGGGACGGGGCGGACGGGCAAGGCGGACAGGGCGGGGTCGACAGGTCTGCACCGGGGTTGTACAGTTGCCCTTTGTGTCTGAAGTTGCAAAGTACAACTTTGCGCCGACCCCCGCCGTCGACGCCCCGTCCTCCCCCATGACGACAACGACGTCGCACGTGCACACCGCCCCCGCATCCGCCCACCCGCACTCCCACGCGGCGCCCCGGACCCCGCGAGCAGACCGGCAGCCGAACGGCAACACGGTCCTCCGCCCGCAGGGGCTCGGCCGCGTCCTGCTGTCCTTCGGCTCGCACATCCTCGTACCGCTCTTCCTCGCCGTCGGCATGGGCCTCGCCTACCTCGGCGCGTTCCACGCCCCGACGCCGCACGACCTCCCGGTCGGCATCGTCGGTCAGAGCGCTGCGACCCAGGTGTTCGCGCAGACCGTGACCGACCAGTCCGACGGCGCGCTCGTCGCCCACGTGGTGCACTCGACCGCCGATGCCGAGCGGCAGATCCGTGACCGCGACCTCGCCGCCGTCTACGCCCCGGGCACCACCGGCGCGACCCTCTACGTCTCGACGGCAGCGTCCGAGACGACCGCCAGCGCGGCGCAGAAGGTCTTCATGCCGATCGCGTACCAGGCGCACCTGCCGTTCACGGTGCAAGACGTGGTGCCGACGGGCGACGAGGACACCACCGGCCAGGGACTCTTCTTCCTGCTCGTGGCGCTGAGCGTCGGCGGCTACGCGTCGGCCATCGCCGTGGCCGCGTTCGCCGCTCGGCTCCGGCCGCTGTGGACCGCCGCGGTCGGCCTGGTGACCGCCGGTGTCGTCGCGGGCATCGGCATCGTGATCGCCGGTCCGCTGTACGGGATCATCACCACGCACCGGTGGGAGATCTTCCTGTTCGCGTGGATGTACGACGCGATCATCGTCGCGCTCGGCGTCGGCCTCCACCCGCTGCTCGGCCGGTGGACGACCCCGGTGCTCACGATGCTCTTCGTGATGCTCAACTTCACGTCGTCCGGCGGCATCTTCCAGCCGGCGTTCCAGCCCGGGCTCTTCGCCGGCCTCAACACGTTCTGGAGCGGGGCGGCCTGGCTGCAGGCCGCGCAGGAGCTGCTGTACTTCCCCGGCGCATCGCTCGGCCGGTCGTCGCTCGTGCTCGCCCTCTGGCTCGCCGCCGCGGTGCTGCTCTGCGTCGTCGTCCACGGCCTCGTCGCCCGGCGCACCCGCATCGCCCGCGAGCGGGAGGTCACGCGCCTCGAGGAAGAGGCGGTCGTCGCCGCCTGACGCCGCTACGCTCGGGGTCGTGGACCTCAGCGCCGACCTGGACTTCGCCCGCTCCCTCGCAGACACCGCCGACGCGATCAGCCTCGAACGGTTCCGGGCGGCCGACCTGCACGTGTCGAAGAAGGCCGACAGCACGCACGTGACCGACGCCGACCAGGCGGTCGAGCGGGCGCTCCGCGAGCGGATCGCGGCCGAGCGGCCGGACGACGCGTTCCTCGGCGAGGAGACGACGGCGGACACCGGCGCCGAGGCCACGAGCGAGGGGCACCGTCAGTGGGTCGTCGACCCGATCGACGGCACCGCGAACTACCTCCGCGGCGTGCCGGTCTGGGCGACGCTCATCGCCCTCGCGGTCGACGGCCGTCCGGTCCTCGGCGTCGTGAGCGCGCCGGCCCTCGGCAAGCGCTGGTGGGCGGCGGAGGGGCAGGGCGCGCACTCGTTCGACGGCCCGTTGCACGTGTCCGGCGTCGCCGAACTCGCCGACGCCAGCCTGAGCTACAACAGCATCCAGCAGTGGGACGACGACGACCGCCTCCAGCCCCTCATCGACCTGTCCCGGAAGGTCTGGCGCACCCGCGCCTACGGGGACATGTGGCCGTACATGATGGTGGCGGAGGGCGTGCTCGACGTCGCCGGCGAACCCGACCTCAAGCCCTGGGACATGGCCGCACTCGTCCCGATCGTCGAGGAGGCCGGCGGCCGCTTCACCTCGCTCGACGGCGACCCGGGCCCGTGGCACGGCAGCGCCCTCGCCACGAACGGTCTGGTGCACGACGCCGTCGTCGAGGTCATCCGCCGCTAGGCCCCGGTCCCGAGCAGGACCGGGTCCCGAGCACCGGGTCCCGACCAGGCAGGGGTCACGAGCACAACCGGCCTGGAGGCGCGGCCCGCCTCAGCCGCGCCCCTGACGGTCCGCAGGCGGCGCGTCCACGGCCCCACGTGCCTCCAGGCCGTCCGTCCGGTCCGCATCCGCCGCGGCGGCGCCGGACCGCTTCGCGGCCCGCCGCCGCACCACCAGGTCGCTGACGGCGAGCACGAGCGCCAGCGCCATGAGCGACACCGTGAACGTCGTCCCGCTCCGGAAAGCGTCGTGGTAGGCGTCCAGACGAGACTCCCCACCGGCCCCCGTCGTCTCCCCGCGCACGATCCCGTAGAAGATGCTCGTCGCCACGGCCGTCCCGATCGCCGTCCCGACGCGCTGCCCGAGCTGCTGCATCGACCCCGCCACGCCGGACTGCTCGATCGGCACCTCGGCGAGGGTGAGGGTCTGGTTCGGCGACACCACGAACCCGCCGCCGAGCCCGCCGACGAGGAACGCCCCCGCCATGGCCCAGGGCGTCACCGACGGCGGGGTGAGCGTCGCGGCGAGCATCAGCAGCACGAAGCCGATCACGACGAAGACGAGCCCCGCGACCACGAGCGCCCGGCCGACCCGGTCGACGATCCGCCCGCCGATGTAGGAGCCCACCGCACTCGTGGCGGCGAAAGGGATGCTCACCATGCCGGCGAACAGCGGGGCGAGCCCGAGCCCCTCCTGCAGGTACAGCGTCACCATGAGGAACGAGGCGGGCAGGGCCGCGAAGTACACGGCGACGATCGACAGCCCGTTGCGGTACGACGACAGTCGGAACAACTCGAAGTGCACGACCGGTGACTTGCCGTTCGCCGTGTAGCGGCGCTCCCACCAGACGAACGCCATGACGAACACGGCGAACGCGACGAGCCACAACCACCGCGCGCCGGAACCGCCAGCACCGGTGGTCAGCACGAACGGCAGCATGAGGGTGACGATCGCGCCGCCGAGCAGCAGGATGCCGACGATGTCGAGTTCGCGGTCCGCCGCACGCCCCTGGGCCCCCTTGGGCAGGAGTCGCAGCGCGAACAGCAGCGCCGCGATGCCGAGCGGCACGTTCATCCAGAACAGCAGCCGCCAGCCGGACTCCTCGCCGCCGATCGCGATGAGGCCCCCACCGATGGTCGGACCGAGCGCGGTGGAGATGCCGATCATCGCGCCGAACAGCCCGAACGCGCGGCCCCGCTCCGGCCCGCGGAAGAGCTGCTGCACCAGGCCGATCACCTGCGGCATCTGCGTGCCGGCGGCGAAGCCCTGCAGGATCCGCGTGACGATGAGGACCTGGATGTTCGGGGCGATCGCGCACAGCAGGCTCGAGACGGTGAACGCGACGAGCCCGACGATGAACAGCGCCCTACGGCTCTTCAGGTCGCCCAGTCGGCCGGCCGGTACGAGCGCGAGCCCGAAGGCCAGGGCGTACCCCGCCACGATGAGTTGCAGGGACGAACTCGTCGCGCCGAGGGACTCCTCGATCGACGGGAGCCCGACGTTCACCTTCGACAGGTCGAGGATCGTGAGCGCCGCGACGGCCACGCAGACGGCGAAGGCCCGCCACCGCGAGCGGTCGTCGGGGCGGGTTTCGGTCTGGGCGGTCGGGTCGGCGCTGGACATCACCAACCGTGCTACACCGCCCCCGCCGATCCCCGGTCCGGACATCGGTGTACCCCGATTCCGTACCACGGGGCCGCGCAGTGAAACCCCGATCTCCGCCGCGGGGGGCACGTGGCCCCCCGGACTGGGGTCAGGTGGGGGTGACATCGGATTGCGGAGACCGGCCATCCGGGCCGAAACCTGAGTTATCGTGCTCGCAGGCGGCAGGTCAGGCGACGTCTCGGATTCCCTAGATCCGGACACTGCAGGACCGGTCGTGCTTCGTCCGAAGACCCTAACCCGAGGGGTGATACAGACGATGACTTCATCGTTCCCGAGCGGAACCGAGTGCACCCTCACTCGTCATCCGCATTCCGAAAACCATTCTGACCGTTCTGGCGCGCGTACCCTCGCCGCTTCTCGTCCGGCTCTGCACGTGCCCAACGGCCGTGCCACGTTCCGGCTCTCCTCCTTCGCCGCATCCGCTTCCGGGCCCGGAGGCCGGTGAGTCATGGGACTCACCGGTCGCCGTCTCGAGGTCGACCGGATCGCGACCCTCGCCGTACTCCCTCGGGAGTCCGCGATGGTCGTCGTCGGCGACCCTGGTTCCGGACGCAGTAGCGTCCTCGACGCGGTGTCCAACCGCGTCTCCCTCCCCGTCGTCCGCGTCGGTGTGAACGGGAGCGAATCGCACTGGCCCCTGGCCGGCGTCGCATCGCTCTTCACCGCACTCGACGACCCACGGGCGACGGCCCACATCGCGCACCTCATCCAGGGGAACGCGCCCGCCGACCGGCAGACGCCGGGACTCGCGGCGGCGCACGACTTCCTCGACGCGGTGCACGCCCTCACCCTGCCGCCCACGCTCGTGCTCATCGACGACCTGGACCGCATGGACGTGGAGAGCCAGGAGCTCATCGCGTTCTTGGCGAGCCGGCTCGCCGGCACCGCGCTCCGCGTGGTCGCCACGGTCCGCACCGTGCCGTCGAACGGTCCGCTCGCGGCCCTGCCGATGCTCCGGATCGAACCGCTCCCGGCGGACGAGGCACTCGTGCTCGCCCGTGCGATGGCACCCGAAGAAGCGAACGACGGCGTCCTCGCCGTCCTCGCCGAGGAGACCGGCGGCAACCCCGGTGCGCTGCGCGAGCAGCTCGCCGTGCTCAGCCGCGAGCAGCTGACCGGCTCCGAGCCGCTCGTGCTGCCGCTCCGCCCCACGCCGACCACCGAGGCCATCGCGGCCCTGGCGCTCGGCTCCGTGTCGGGACGCGATCTGGACGTCCTCGCACGACTGGCGCTCGTCCCCGTGGCGAAGACCGTCGGGTGGGACCGTGACGAGCTCGACGACCTCGCGAACGCCGGACTCACGTCCGTCAAGGGCCAGACCGCCTCCGTCCGCGATCCCCTCGTCCGCTCCGCGCTGTACTGGCGGATGCCGGCACGTGACCGACGGGCCGCCCACACCGAGATGGCCTCGGCGAGCGCCGAGACCGACCCGCGTGCGGCCGCCTGGCACCGCAGCTTCGTCGACGACGTCCCCGACGTGGTCGCCCTGCTCGGGGCCGCTCGGTCCTACGTGGTGGACGGCAACGCCCAGGCCGCGGTCGTCCTCACCGAGCGTGCGCTGCACATCGGTGGCGGCACCGAGGACGAGCACGGTGCGTTGCTCGGTGTCGCCGAGGCGCTGCTGGCGAACCGGCTGCTCGGCTTCGCCGCGCGGTACCTCGCTGCGATCCGGCCGTTCCGGACGATGGCCGACGAGACCCGTCGGCTCCGTCTGGAGTACTCGGTGCAGTACCTCAGCGGGGACGCCGTGCACGCGGACGAACTGCTCGTGCCGGTGGACCCGACGGACGCGGCCGAGGCCGACGCCGTCGGTGGACTCCTCGCGATGGTGGCCTGCTTCCGGGCCGAGGCGTGGGAGCTGGACCAGGCGAAGGACCTCCTCGCCCGGGCCGAACCGCTCCGTCGTTCGGCGTCGGCGCACACGCTGGAGATCTCGGAGACGGCACGCGAGCTCATCGCCGCCG
It includes:
- a CDS encoding multifunctional oxoglutarate decarboxylase/oxoglutarate dehydrogenase thiamine pyrophosphate-binding subunit/dihydrolipoyllysine-residue succinyltransferase subunit, yielding MSSHLTGTDETAGEFGANEWLVDELYEQFVADKESVDKSWWPVLESYHRTQAGDAPAPATTPAPATAPSADAPAPAAAQQQSSTQQPATGDVPGEAKAGPIQAKTTSRQPTPQPIPAEANDEADDHDETHEDVATPLRGMAKTLASNMDASLTVPTATSVRTIPAKLMIDNRIVVNNHLRRARGGKISFTHLIGWAMVQALKDFPSQNVFYEERDGKPFVVQPAHVGLGIAIDVPKKDGSRSLLVPSIKRAETLTFGQFLSAYEDLVKRARDNKLTPADFQGTTISLTNPGGIGTVHSVPRLTKGQGAIIGAGALEYPAQFQGSAAKTLVELGIGKTITLTSTYDHRVIQGAGSGEYLKKVHERLTGDHGFYEGIFSALRIPYKPIQWANDINVDLAHRVNKTARVQELINSFRVRGHLMADIDPLEYRQRTHPDLEIESHGLTFWDLDREFVTGGLAGTTNAPLRDVLGILRDAYCRTVGIEYMHIQDPEQRRWVQARIEVPYSKPSKDEQLRVLGKLNEAEAFETFLQTKYVGQKRFSLEGGESTIAFLDTLIQHAATSGLSEVAIGMAHRGRLNVLTNIAGKTYGQIFREFEGSSLPGAVSGQGSGDVKYHVGTEGVFRASDGTAIPVTIAANPSHLEAVDGVLEGIVRAKQDREAPGVFGVLPVLVHGDAAMAGQGVVVETLQMSQLRGYRTGGTVHLVINNQVGFTTPPESARSSVYSTDVAKTIQAPIFHVNGDDPEAVARVAELAFAYREEFHRDVVIDLICYRRRGHNEGDDPSMTQPMMYNLIEAKRSVRTLYTEALVGRGDITQEEYDEAHRDFQDRLERAFAETHEAQTGTIPVIQVDDDGAVQGLERPAAQRDDSEHEVHDTAVSEELVRAIGDAHSNPPVGFSIHPKLQQLLSKRTDMTRNGGIDWAMAELMAIGSLLVEGKPVRLAGQDARRGTFVQRQAVFHDRVNGQEWLPLANLTEDQARLYIYDSLLSEYAAMAFEYGYSVERPEALVLWEAQFGDFANGAQTVIDEFISSAEQKWGQRSGLVLLLPHGYEGQGPDHSSARIERYLQLCAEDNMVVARPSTPASYFHLLRRQAWAKPQKPLVVFSPKAMLRLRQATSSVDALTQGTFQEVLDDDRITDRSSVRRVVLHSGKVHHDLRAEVEKRGVTDVALVRLEQLAPLPLDRILEVLEGYPEADVVWAQEEPENQGAWPFVCMNLSPHLGGRPLSVSARAASAAPATGSSKRSAQEAAEVIAKALG
- a CDS encoding GNAT family N-acetyltransferase gives rise to the protein MTLSVESITSWSDPDVADVTALVRLLGHVVDESAMRARLERLTPAAGHRTWLIRGDDGHAVAVAGAQVTWAYASDEPTAQLLLLVVDPSARRLGTGSALIGTFETWAVEQGARRLSAVSAAATDSAHRFYQKRGYHDAGVRYTKIA
- a CDS encoding zf-HC2 domain-containing protein encodes the protein MSGCDCSKAKAELEEFLHDELRHEDAADIREHMDGCEDCTTEHRVGVVLMETVRRACKETAPDQLRGEILARIRLEQATH
- a CDS encoding sigma-70 family RNA polymerase sigma factor; translated protein: MTTDEPHAAVPNDLVDETEAQLDAVEEEHEALDAEDSDTEGSDTEDLEPDVDAAEPEFVDAKTVSEGELRSLFEDQALPFMDQLYGAAMRMTRNPADASDLVQETFVKAFAAFRQFKQGTNLKAWLYRILTNTFINTYRKNQRNPYQGTIDELEDWQLGGAESVTQSISARSAEADAIDHLPSSAVKDALQAIPEDFRMAVYFADVEGFSYQEIADIMKTPVGTVMSRLHRGRRLLRGLLADHARETGIVPDAASTATMRGRGRKVAATSGRVEGKEAR
- the aroA gene encoding 3-phosphoshikimate 1-carboxyvinyltransferase, producing the protein MAASTHSQPRTDPWTAPVARGPLRGDVSLPGSKSLTNRELVLAALADGPSTIHLPLHSRDSTLMIEGLRQLGVGIDEVVPAPGETPNPYGPDLRITPAPMHGDVRLDCGLAGTVMRFLPPLAALAVGPVTVDGDPYARKRPMDAIIRALVDLGVDVTDDGDGAMPFALTGTGAVRGGALTIDASASSQFVSGLLLSAPRFDEGLHLTHVGERLPSMPHIDMTVAALRARGVRVDEPAVGEWVVHPGPIAARDVTIEPDLSNAAPFAVAALVAGGTVRIRTWPTATTQVGADLETLLPLWGATVAREGDALVFDGGVGIRGGASLPGLELDLSRGGELAPALVALAALADSPTEITGIGHLRGHETDRLAALAADVNRSGGAVHELDDGLRIEPVALHGGPWAAYDDHRMATAGAIVGLVVDGVAVDDIGSTAKTLPQFPELWADLVATATTPAGSAPVASAPAAASASSED